aaaaaagacatcctgtacatatgatacaacctttagttaaattgcatatatctaccacataaataagcatgaatatttcatggaattgcacttctgcgccaccaccaccaccaccatctttctattcctctctctctctctctccctcccctcctctctccctgcctttaacctcaccatcagaatatcacccctctgctaaaattatatttttaactctcctcctctaCATCACCACTACcttcaactaaatattttaaccacataataaatattacattccctGTACCTCAAATCATGGACatgcctctctccctctttttctctctgtcttttctctctccatatttttctctgtccctctctttctttctccttcttttgctctaatcatgtgaaagcattaCCAGTAGGTTAAGTAATGGAATGACAAGAAGAGTTATTAtaagatataataatattagaaaatCAGATATGAAATTTAAGATGGAAAGCGAATCTAGTTATAATATCCATAATAAGGTAGAAGCAAATGTTAATCATAAGACTTCAGACCCATGTAAATGCAAGTCATCTTCACCATATTcacctccatctccaccaccaccaccactatcttttAAATTGAAAAACTGTAGAACAACTTCCACTAAATGATAGCTGCTTAGCATGCAATGTTATCTACAGATGTAGCGTCATTACATCTACAGATATAGGATCTAATGATTCTTTTAAATACAATTATTATGTAATTGTCCATGTAACAATTACCACATAACATACTAGAATTCACtagtgaaatatatgtatagcttATGTAATCTATGATGTTGTTGTAATAAAAAAACTTAAACTAATTCTCCTGTTTTATtgtattctcatgtatgtgtgtgtgaatgtagtgtgtatatatgaagaaagacattttacagctatatatattttgttcagatttgtttactcttttagtcttttacttgtttcagtcatttgactgcagccatgctggggcaccgcctttagtcgagcaaatcgaccccaggacttattctttgtgagcctagtacttattctatcggtctctttttgccgaaccactaagttacggggacgtaaatacaccagcatcagttgtcaagcgatgttggggggataaccacagacacacaaacacacacacatatatatatacgacggtcttcgttcagcttccgtctaccagatccactcacaaggctttggttggcctgaggctatagtagaagacacttgcccaaagtgccacgcagtgggactgaacccggaaccatgcggttggtaagcaagctacttaccacacagccactcctgcgcctgttcgTTTAACTTTTTTTAACAACAGTGTTCTTGAGCCTTTCAAGCTATCTTAGACTGGAGGTCCAGTATACCTCatatagtttgatatatatatctgttgttcATTTGCAGGCCTGAAGTTATTTGGAATATAGCAAAATACATGGGTGTGGATGAGATCTAGAGGGATAAAGTTCTGAGGTTAAAAGAATAGaaacattttcatctttttcttaaattttatttcctatttcttaaaaaaaattatttgtattgtGTGCAACAAGATCTGgaacaaatatttgcatattcattGTTAATACATCTGGGCAGGTTTAGACACAAAACATGCTGGTTACTAAACAAGAAAATTCTGAGAATGTATTAGCTTGAAATGTATATGgctgatatttttttattgctttactctCCTATGTAAGTTTTTGATGATAAAAGCTTTTTATTCTTGCAAAAAGATTTTGGAAATTTTGCTtatgcttattttatttcatttactaggAGAATATGTTAATGTCTACAGACAGCAGCCCAGCGACCCTTTAGTTAATTTGTGCATTGGACTTGCATTCATTCACATGGCATGCcagaaattttcatcaaaaaaaCATGCCCTCTTGATAcaagtatgttttgtttttcattttgttataaattGTTACAATTAAAATTGCTTTGATAGAcaggatataaatatatgacattcATTTTCTAAAATGAGTATTTGTTTAGAAATTTTAATCACCTTTATTTTAGTAAAATgttctgcatttctttttttctctcccaggGCCTCTCTTTTGTAAATGCCTATACGGAGCTGCGAGGTGAATGTCAGGAAACCTTGTATAATGTTGGACGTGCCATGCATCAACTGGGATTGACTTATGCTGctgtattttattacaaaaaagCAATACATTGTTCTCCTCCAGTTGGTAATAAAGGTGTAAGTAACTCATTTGTATTAATTGAAACTGACTTTTTGTTAGATATTAGCTTGAAGCTTTATACAAAGAATTTAGTTTTACAAATACTCAAGTCTTTTACTTAGATTCAAcagcaaatgtttttattttaataaacatcATTGTCTTTCAATGAGAAAATCCACCATCAACTTTTATCTCACTATAGTCATTGTACTTAGTTATTTCGATGTCCATCACTACTCTTTGCTCTTCCATTTTAGTTTCATAAACCCAAAAGTGAAGAAGCTGCAACCGTTGCATTGAGACagactatctatatatataaaaatgagaatgtgtgtctgtctgtctgtctgtctgtctgtgtgtgtgaatccctaaaactcgagaactacacaaccaatttcattcaaattttacagatgccttacttagggttccagttgtgttttagtcaaaaaaaattttaacttcttgcagagttcgagcccacagcaacataatatctcctccactatttaagtattacgtgtcaaaagtgaaacaaaaacactcatgtcaaatactttcactttaaNNNNNNNNNNNNNNNNNNNNNNNNNNNNNNNNNNNNNNNNNNNNNNNNNNNNNNNNNNNNNNNNNNNNNNNNNNNNNNNNNNNNNNNNNNNNNNNNNNNNNNNNNNNNNNNNNNNNNNNNNNNNNNNNNNNNNNNNNNNNNNNNNNNNNNNNNNNNNNNNNNNNNNNNNNNNNNNNNNNNNNNNNNNNNNNNNNNNNNNNNNNNNNNNNNNNNNNNNNNNNNNNNNNNNNNNNNNNNNNNNNNNNNNNNNNNNNNNNNNNNNNNNNNNNNNNNNNNNNNNNNNNNNNNNNNNNNNNNNNNNNNNNNNNNNNNNNNNNNNNNNNNNNNNNNNNNNNNNNNNNNNNNNNNNNNNNNNNNNNNNNNNNNNNNNNNNNNNNNNNNNNNNNNNNNNNNNNNNNNNNNNNNNNNNNNNNNNNNNNNNNNNNNNNNNNNNNNNNNNNNNNNNNNNNNNNNNNNNNNNNNNNNNNNNNNNNNNNNNNNNNNNNNNNNNNNNNNNNNNNNNNNNNNNNNNNNNNNNNNNNNNNNNNNNNNNNNNNNNNNNNNNNNNNNNNNNNNNNNNNNNNNNNNNNNNNNNNNNatgagacgcatctttgcctccactgattcacttgcaaagtgttgagtaaaattatttcgttgcagacctccttttgggtctttttattatcactacgacacacatagtccccagttggtaacattgatttcaaggccctcctagatgagagactggcattccacttaatgtctatattccatgctggcatggattggagagttattaatgtaaaaatatggtatcgtagctgctaacagttgagggttgcatagtctagacagcgtttttagatttcattattctctttaacccgggcaaagccgggtatttctgctagtactaTCTAAAGTTTTCTATTTGTGTGTCCTACCAACTTCATAAACATTTGTCTCATCTTTAAACTGATGTTATATTTTCTGCACCCATAGTAATACCTCGTTCACAATCCATCAAAACCTGGAGATAAggatgcatacaaatgtatatcttTGCTAGGTATCTGCTCATTACTTTATCATTCAACATTTCTTGGATACCAGGGAAACAATTACAAATAATCACTTActctacatgtatacacaccgtTTTTAAATCCTTTCTCTTCTCATCAAACATCAGTATACTTTCTTTGACATCATTAGTCTTTGGCCATGCCTAGCATGGGAATTTTCGGGCAAAACTAATATATTGGAAACAAAAGTTTCTGGCAAGAAGTTTAAGTGCAGCTTCTGTTGACAGAAGTCTTATGATCATTACTCTATTCAGCTTCCATATTTCCCTGGGCCAGCCATTTCTCTTATACTCTTATTTATTTCAGGGATTATTTGTCCCCACCTCCAAGCACAGTTAATATGAGAACACCAGCTCAACacctttcatatgtatgtacatgctgtATCAATACTTGCTTGTAATAATTCATGTCTTTCATGAATAAGAATCTGAAACATTAAGCAGTGATGACAGGGCTGCTTAAACTTATCGAACAGTGCTATAACTGAGATTATTCACGAATAATCTCCATTTTAGCAAAAGAGCAAGTCATAACAATGCATTCCATTTGGTCAGACAATAGACAGCACAGGAAAATTCTAAGTCTTGTTATAATGTTTCAAAGAAACACTCATTTTCTCCTTAGTGAAGATTGTCCTGAACAAAAAGTTAGCTT
This region of Octopus bimaculoides isolate UCB-OBI-ISO-001 unplaced genomic scaffold, ASM119413v2 Scaffold_299804, whole genome shotgun sequence genomic DNA includes:
- the LOC128251427 gene encoding general transcription factor 3C polypeptide 3-like — encoded protein: MLILFHLLGEYVNVYRQQPSDPLVNLCIGLAFIHMACQKFSSKKHALLIQGLSFVNAYTELRGECQETLYNVGRAMHQLGLTYAAVFYYKKAIHCSPPVGNKGVSNSFVLIETDFLLDISLKLYTKNLVLQILKSFT